The Longimicrobiaceae bacterium genome has a window encoding:
- the alr gene encoding alanine racemase, translating to MSSPSTPLRSRAWVEVDLAALRRNLRRVLDAVGPGVAVVPMIKADAYGLGMRPVAEALERETAPGGPWAFGVAAVAEGEALREAGWRGRVLLSAPAPPDELPRAARAGLSPSISSLEALRRWADEAAEAGRRLPFHLEVDTGMGRAGLPWTEAAEWGPVVAEIAGDRLSWEGCFTHFHSADEPDLSATDRQWERFRHALSLLPPAEGDAPRVVHTSNSAASLRRAGYGCDLVRPGIFLFGGEAGAEVRPEAVASLRARIALVRRVPAGTTVGYGATYTAAEPEVWGTAAIGYGDGLRRALGPAGGEAIVRGARVPIVGRISMDVTVLNLSRVPGVQPGDVATFIGRDGGEEIRVDEVAERCGTISYEILTGLTPRLPRVYPGAEIP from the coding sequence GTGTCCAGTCCGTCAACGCCTCTCCGCTCCCGCGCCTGGGTCGAGGTAGACCTCGCCGCGCTCCGCCGCAACCTGCGCCGCGTCCTGGACGCTGTGGGCCCGGGGGTGGCGGTGGTCCCCATGATCAAGGCCGACGCCTACGGGCTGGGGATGCGGCCGGTGGCCGAGGCGCTGGAGCGGGAGACGGCGCCCGGCGGGCCGTGGGCCTTCGGAGTGGCGGCCGTCGCCGAGGGCGAGGCGCTCCGCGAGGCGGGGTGGCGCGGGCGGGTGCTGCTGTCCGCGCCTGCGCCACCGGACGAGCTGCCGCGCGCCGCGCGGGCCGGATTGTCTCCCAGCATCTCCAGCCTGGAGGCGCTGCGGCGCTGGGCGGACGAGGCGGCGGAGGCCGGGCGGCGGCTCCCCTTCCACCTGGAGGTGGACACGGGGATGGGACGCGCCGGTCTCCCCTGGACGGAGGCCGCGGAGTGGGGCCCGGTGGTGGCGGAGATCGCCGGGGACCGGCTCTCCTGGGAGGGCTGCTTCACCCACTTCCACTCGGCCGACGAGCCGGACCTGTCCGCCACCGACCGGCAGTGGGAGCGGTTCCGCCATGCGCTCTCCCTCCTCCCCCCGGCGGAGGGGGATGCCCCCCGTGTGGTCCACACCTCCAACAGCGCCGCCTCGCTGCGCCGGGCCGGCTACGGGTGCGACCTCGTGCGCCCCGGGATCTTCCTGTTCGGGGGAGAGGCCGGCGCGGAGGTGCGCCCGGAGGCCGTGGCCTCGCTGCGCGCGCGGATCGCGCTGGTCCGCCGGGTGCCGGCGGGCACCACGGTGGGCTACGGAGCCACCTACACGGCCGCGGAGCCGGAGGTGTGGGGGACCGCGGCGATCGGCTACGGCGACGGGCTGCGCCGCGCGCTCGGCCCCGCCGGGGGGGAGGCGATCGTGCGCGGAGCACGCGTCCCGATCGTCGGAAGGATCTCCATGGACGTGACGGTGTTAAACCTGTCCCGCGTCCCCGGCGTCCAGCCCGGGGACGTGGCGACCTTCATCGGGCGGGACGGCGGCGAGGAGATCCGGGTGGACGAGGTGGCGGAGCGCTGCGGCACCATCTCGTACGAGATCCTCACCGGCCTCACTCCCCGCCTCCCGCGGGTTTACCCGGGGGCGGAGATCCCGTGA